The nucleotide sequence TAATACTCAGCGGCGACCCGCACCTGGGGAGTGCGGGCTGACGTATTGACGGTACAACCGTTGTTCTGCAAACCTGTCTGGTTAGACCATACCATTATTCCCATGACGCAAAAATGCCGGTCGCTGATTCAAGCGCGTAAACCACGCGTCAATGGCAGGGACTTCGGGGTGGGGAAACGGTGTCATTTTCCAGCGATTTACCGACAGCCCGAGCACCACATCGGCCAGCGTAAACGTCTCACCTGCCGCCCATGCACCGGTGCGCTGGAGTTGTTGTTCAAGAATACCAATACAGTGGTTCCACGCTTTAATGCCGGCAGCAATCGCGTGTTGATCGTTATAGGCCGGGGCCCCGGATTTTGACAGCACGAAAAAATACCCTGCCATTATCGTTTCACATCCCTGGGGGGGATGAAGGAACAGACTTCAGGCCTTTATGCACAACAGCTGGCAAAACGCGGCTTCATTACGTTGGCTTATGATGCTTCTCATTATGGGGAAAGCGGAGGATTACCGCGTAACCTTGAAAACCCGACAGACCGTGTACAGGATATTCGTAGTGCTATTGGCTATCTCAGTAGCCTGCCACAGGTTGATGCAGCGCGCGGCGTTCAACTACGCGTTGCGTTGTTCAACACGCGAGCGTGTTGTCCTGCAACTCGAATTATTTGGGATATAGTCAACATCCGAGACATTTTTGCATCCCTGCCCAGGGATAGTACTGAGATACTGCAAAAACGAGTTTTTACACAGCCTGAGCGTGAAGCAGACGTTAACGATTAAGTTAAGGAGAGAGTTTAGCCCGACCCTGCAAACGGAATAGACAATGAAAGCGTGCGTATTGCCTGATAGTGAGCGTTATCGCAGCGAGGCTGAGTCAAAATCTGATTTATTCAACAAAACCTCGCACTGTTTGAGGCGTATTTCCAGTCCAGGACTGGAAGGCTCGGGAAAATGAATTGGAATCCTCAAAACCCAGTAGGAAAGATATTTCCGCGCTCGACATATTGGTGTTGCGTAAATAGTGAAGCGCAAGCGATTCACGTACTTTATCCAGAATGTGTTGGAATGAGGTTCCCTCATTTTGAAGCCTACGTTGCAGTGTACGTGTGCTTACGGCAAGTTTTCGACTCACTATCTGCATCGATACGTCGCCGGCCGGTAAGGCCTCCAGCAGAGTGCTATGCACTCTTTCCGACATGCCAGCCATCTGATCTAAATCAGCCAACCTCTGACGCAAAGCGGGTTCAAAGAACAGCCACATTTTGTGATTTTCTGTCAGGAACGGCTTCTCCATATCTTCAGTTAAAAATACCAACGCAGCCAAGGCGCTATTCGTGACAGGTACGCCGAAAAAAGCCGCATAGGCGAGCGCTTCATCACTTCTTATCTCCGTTGCCAATGGCCAACTGACTCGCAATGGCTGCACGGGCGTCCGTGTCGCCAGGCGGACAAGTTGTACGAAAAAAACCAGTTTAAAGATAAGAAATACCGGCGGTGGAGGCCTGGTGTTGTCCATAAAATCAATTGAGACTGTGGTATGCACGCCGGTGCGGTCTATCTTTATGATCATAGGCGCGATGAGCCTAACGTACTTTGCCATCCGATCGAGAGCACAACCCATATTTGAGCTACAAAGCGCAGCAAAAAGTTCTGGATCGAACCAGTCTGACGACATGACCTTTGCTATCTGTAATGCGGTAGGAATATCGGCATTGACATGCATAGCCTCGGCGTCGATGGCTACCCAGAGTTTGAAAAAATGGTCTGGATCCAGACGAACGTTTTGGCGTGTAAAGAGATCGGCTGGAAGCTGCGCGCGACGCAAAACTGGCGAGGCTTCTACGCCTGCATCTTGCATCAACAGACGCCAACCTGGCCAAATTGAGTAGACCGGCATGGCGCTGTTTCGACGATTTAACGGAGGTGTTTTTTCTCTAGTCATGCGCTCAGTCTATCTCGCAGATTATGCCATCTCAATAGCTAAACGCGCCAATTAACTTGGCGCGTTTAGCTATCAAATTGGCGTGTTTTGCTAGTGATGGTGGTAAGCGCTAGCGGCAGAATACACCCTAAGATTTATTATTTAAAAAGACTAGGGGTCGATGAAATGAAAAAAACAATTGTGATTACGGGCGCGTCATCCGGCTTTGGTCTGATGCTTGCCAACAAACTCCATAAAGAGGGTTTCAATGTGATTGGTACCAGCCGCGATCCTGAGAAATATGCGAGCAAGGTACCCTTCAAGCTGCTACGCCTTGATATTGACGAAGACAGTTCCATTCAGTCGTTCACGCAAGCGTTGTTCGCTCACACCAGGCAACTGGATGTGCTCGTCAACAATGCAGGTTATATGGTCACAGGCATCGCTGAAGAAACACCGATTGACGTTGGGCGCCAGCAGTTCGAAACGAATTTCTGGGGCACCATCAAGGTCACGAATGCTTTACTTCCGTATTTTCGCAAACAGAAGGGCGGCCAGATCATCACTGTCAGTTCGATTGTCGGTTTGATTGGACCACCGAACCTGTCTTATTACACGGCCTCAAAACACGCGGTTGAAGGCTACTTCAAGTCCCTGCGTTTTGAACTGGATCAGTTCAACATCAAGGTCAGTATGGTGGAGCCAGTGTGGTTTAAAACTCATCTTGGCGATAACTCATTTTCACCGGCAGGCCACAATATCGCGGACTATGACGCTTACCGCCGGCAGGTACAAGCCGCCACGCAAAAAGGAATGAACGAGGCGGAAGCACCAGACGCCGTTGTATCAACCATCATCGGGCTTATCCAAACCAAAAAACCGAGGTTCAGTAATCCTGTCGGCAAGATGACCGGAATGATTCTTTTCTTACAGAATTATATGCCGAAGATGTTTGAGGGCTCGATGCTTAAAAGCGTCAAGACAGCGAAATAAATACCAGAGCTTGCATATACATGAATGAATAAGGCTGGCTCTGTTTCAAGGAAAAATATTATTTTCCGACTGGAGATAAAAATGACTGACGTTAATTCAAACCCTATTCCGGACATGACTACAGGCCTGCCTCATGATGCCGCTCAGGCAGGAATTAAAGAGTGGCATCGCATTGTTGCCGCGCTGGATTGGGAGCATCTTCCTAATCTGCTTAGCGAGAATGTTATTTTCCGCAACCCGGCAGCGATTGAATCCTATCATGGCAAAGAAACGATGGTAGCCATTCTTGGGGCTGTTTTCAGTGTACTGGAAGATTTTACATACCTGCGGCACTTCGGCAGCAGCACCGGATATGTACTTGAGTTCAGTGCCCGAGTCGGTGATGACGTTATATTCGGTGTTGATCTGGTTGAATTCAATCAAGAAGGCAAAATCACCAATTTTATGGTCATGATGCGTCCTGCAAACGTGGTTCTGAATTTGTCTGCCGAAGCAGGGAAGCGCCTTGCCGCTGCTCATAATTCCACAGAGTAAATTGGCGGCCAACGCACCTGTAACGTGAAGTCTGATGGATATAAAGGATATGCAATGAAGCGCTATTTATGCAAATGGATTCCGCCGCGTGTGGATTTTCTCGCAACCCTGTCTGCTGCCGAGAAAGAATGGATGGGACAACATGGAGATTTTTTAAATAAACTCCTCGCCCAGGGGATTATCGTTGCACATGGTCCTGTTATTGATGACGGTGATGGTTACGGCGTCTCGCTTTATCAGATTGCAGACGACGAAGATATTATTTCCTTCACCTCACAAGACCCTATCGTAAAAAACGGTGTTGGTCATTATGAGCACTACGTTATGCTTCATTTAGCCTCACGCCACTAATTTCTTAACTTTATAAAAGAGGTCACGATGAACATTAAAGATTCTGTCGCACTTGTTACCGGTGCAAATAGAGGGCTGGGTGCTGCTTTTGTTCGCGCATTACTCGCTGCCGGTGCAAGCAAGGTCTATGCTGCAGCACGCGATCCATTGACCATCACGGAACCCGGTGTGGTGCCAGTGCGTCTGGATGTGACCAGTCCTGATGACATCTTGTGCAATGTAGTGGTATTCGGCTTCCAGATTGGCGGCGGCTTTGCGCAGCCATTTAATTTCCATGCGTTGTCGCGCCTAGCTTTTGAAACAGCGTGTCCATTTCATCAGCAGCAACAAAATCACCTGCATCAGCCTCTTTGATCGCTTGCTCAACCTCGGCAATTTGCCAGGCTTCCCGCGCGAGGTATTCCTCAATCGCCTGACCTGCCAGAAAACAGCGTGTCCGCCCCGTCGCCTTTGCCAGCGCATCTAACTGGGCGCTGGCGTTGTCATTCAAGCGAACCGACATAACACCCATGATGTATACCTCACTACATTGTTTATTTTGTATACATTGTGGTTTCCGTGGGCGAAGGGAGCAAGTTAGCAGGAGAAAAAAGGCAATTAAACAGCCTGCCCGTCCAGTTTCGTTTTGGAATGCAAGCTGGCTTTTTTAAAGTGATAGTGACGTTAGGGAATAAAAAGGGGGCAACCACCTCATATTTATATGTCTGTAATTAATTCATTGATCTTATGCTTGTTTTTTATTCTTTATTTAATAAATTCGCCAGTGCCTGTTGTCCTATCACTGACACAAACAAAATGACAGGTTGCTTTGAGCCTTTAGGGATATGGTTTCTCTTGTCATTAACTGGTGCTTTGAAAAGGGGTGGGACTGTGAATATTAAACAGAAAGTAAAAAACATGACTCTAGAAGAGAAAATCGGGCAAAAAATCATGCTGGATTTTCGCTACTGGGAGCCGACCGGTAGCAGCAATCAGGATATGACCGCTCCTGATGAAACGAGTGGCAAGTTAATCATGGATAACCACGTCGGTGGCGTGATTCTGTTTGCCAATAATCTTAAAGATCAGCAGCAGATCAAAACGCTGACTGCCTGGTATGCAGCGATGAAAACCCGCGCGGACATTCGTTTGTTTATTGGCACGGATAACGAAGGCGGTAATGTTTTCCGGCTACCGCGCGGTGACTACGCCTCATTTCCTGGCAATATGGCCCTCTCTGCGGCCATTGGTGGGGGAGCCGATGACCAACTTGCCGTTGAACAGGGCAAACTGATGGCCCAGGATATGCTCTCTTTGCATATCAATACCAACTTTGCGCCAGTCGTCGATGTCAACACCAATCCTTTCAACCCGGTAATTAACGTACGTGCATTTAGCGATGACGAAAACACCGTTTCCCTCCTGGCTGAAAAAGTAACGGCAGGGATGAGACAACAGGGGCTTATCACCACCTATAAACACTTTCCGGGGCACGGCAGTACGTCCACTGATTCACATACCGGTCTTCCACGCGTCGATCGCTCATGGGAAGATGCCTTTGCCATTGATATCGCGCCTTATAAGCATGCCATTGATAACCAGGCGGCTCCGGATATGGTCATGACAGCCCATATTCAGTACCCGGCACTGGATAACAGTCAGATTATCACCCGCAACGGTGAAAAAATGACAGTGCCTGCAACCATGTCACGCGAGATCCAGACCAATATCCTGCGCGGTGAGCTAGGTTATGCTGGCGTGACGATTTCGGATGCGCTGGATATGGGGGCGATTGCCGACCATTTCAGCCAGGAAGGGGCCGTTGAAAACGTATTTGCCGCCGGGGTGGATATTGCCCTGATGCCTGTCAGTATTTCATCACCTTCTCAGGCTAGCCTTCTGCCGGACCTTATCCGCTACATTGTGGACATGGTTAAAAAAGATCGTATCAGCGAAGCCGATATCGATGCATCGGTCGAACGCATTTTAAACCTCAAGAAACGGTATAACCTGCTGAGTGAAGACGAAACGGTCACTGCCGGGGCTTCGCCGTCAGAGCATGAACTGGAAAAATGTATCGCCGATCGCTCCATTACTGTGGTTATAAACCGGCAATCGGCGTTGCCCTTAAAGGACAAAACCCTACGCTATTTTATCCTGACTCCCTGGGGTGAGCAGGCCAGCGGTATTGCGACCGTGATGACTCAGGAGGGATACCAGAACGTCGTTGCCGCAAAGGAAACAGAGCTTAATGACGCGCAGGTCAGAGGGTATATTGACGGCTGTGACGTATTTCTGCTCGGGACACTGTCAACCCGCTTTACACCGGTTGAACAGGATGGCGTCGTTACCGGTGGGACAGAAGACAATAATAACAATAATCCTTATACCGGCTGGTTGAAATACGCCGCCGGTCTGGGGAAAAAACGTGTTCACCTCTCACTGCGCGCGCCATACGATATCGTCAGCTATGCCGGAGATGTAGATGCAGCTGTGGCCACCTATTCCTATTACGGGTATGACAACGGTATCTGGCGTGGTCACTCAATGATCTCTTTGGCAGACGTGCTGACAGGGAAACTCACGCCCCAGGGAAAACTGCCGGTCAATACCTGGCATGATTACGATCTGGAGACGAATACGGGTACGGTAGCGTTCCCCCGGGGGTTTGGGCTGAGCTGGTAGTTTGATAAGGATCAGAAACTCGTAGCGAGGGTTATTTCTAATACTGGAGTCGCCTTAAAGGCTGACGAATCCCCAAAAAACAAGACAGGCATAGCGTTTTATGATCTACTGATTTTCGCCAAAAAATTCAATGAGATAACCCCTATGCCTGTCCGTAAAGTATGCCAGACTTTTTTCCGTGACGCTTTAGCTTCGACACATCAATATCGACAAAATGCGCTTATTGATTCAACCACGGCGTTGATAAACGGTGTGACGCTTTCGCTCACCAGTATCGGGTGTTATTTACCCGGTGCTGCTCGCGCCATCCCACGAGAGAAATTGAATTTATTGTTCATATTATTGATTTTAATTGTTTTTATTTTTGCAAATTTAACATTGTAGTCCCAATCGTAGTCCCATAGAGAAAAATCACGTTGAAACGGGCACCATAAAAACATGTACACCTCTTCAGCGTTCGACTAACAACCGTCACTGTCTGATGGGGTAAATGAAGGATGCTTCCCTTGTTTCACTGACTCAAAATATTGGTAATAGACCCTGTAAACAGCCATAAAGATATCCCGGATATCAACTCCATCAACGGTAAAATACGTTGATCCTAGGGCGTCACCTACCCTCATCAGCCCTGTTCTAGCCCCTTTAATGACGTTCAAATTTATATCGCCGTTTTGTTTCTTGAAATGCTTCGTTCGATTGCAAAGCTCTCTGACTACCTCATAGGGTGGATAGGTATACAGAAAACTGTGTAATTTTTCTTCGGCTGATAACTCATCTTTGTTTTTGTAGCTTGCTGAGCCACCTGGGCATATCCATTCCCTGAGGTGGTACAGCGGGAGCAGCGTATCAATCAGCCTTTCTTCGGAAGGGTGGTGGTAAAACGACTCCCATTTCTTCTGAAGATGCACGAACATATTGGATGAATCGAGCGTGTTAAATAGTCCAGACATGGTTAATCCTTGCTGCTGGTGGCCTGTTTTTTGATATCAGGTTTCGGTAGAACTAGGGATGTTGCTACTAATCTATGGAGGACGTATACCATTTCTCATACCGCTGAATAAGTTTCTTTGTCATTCTTGCCATTTTCGCATCTGACACCCGCCAATATGCGGCCTCGGTTTTTATCAACCTGGCTAACTTTCTTTCAAAGGTTTCCCAGCGCATCCGGGCTGGCTTTGCAAGCCACCGAGCGGGGTTGAGCAGGCCGTCTGCTGGCGGGTAATCATCGCCCCAAATCGCCCGGCGCTGCTTGCGCACACTTAGTAATAAACGGTCGGCTTCGTCTTTGCTTTGGCTGGCGTAATGAAGATGCCAGCACTTTCGGCAGCCGATATCTTTACACCCGATATACAGTTTTGCTGCCCGTTCGCCACAGTGGGGGCAAACATACCATTCACGCACACCATACCCCACGCGAGTGGCCGTAATACTGATCCTTCTCGTGACACCGTTAATGGTGGCGCTGTAGCCATCTGAATATCGTGATAAATAGAGTCTTCCACTCTCTGTGTCGCAGTAAACCTGCGTGTTTGGGGCTGCATTACTCAACTTATCGCGCAAATGGGTGAGAAATTGCAGGTTAATACGTGGCAAATCGGTGGTGTAACTTCGCGTCTGGTAACGCATTATCCGCCTCCAGTGCGCATCAACATGCGCAGGGTTCGCAATCTGAATACGAAATAATATGATTCTGGCAAAAATGAAGACCTGTGCGCAATATCTGCCAAAGCCAGTCATCGCAAGGGCTAGAGGCCGATTTGCGAATGGTTACCGTTCGGTTTCGTTTTGCGCACTTTTGCTGTGTACTGCGCAATTGAGATTGCGCAGTCATGGTGTAATCGCATTCATGGGGTTGGATGATACTGCGTAATTTGCTTATCTGATAACCGGCTGAACGTTTAGTGTCATGGTACGAATTGAAAATGGCGTATGATGCTGCGTGCTTTATTGAGTACCATTTTGCTGTACTCAATTAGCTGCAAGCTAACCGCTCACTATATGTACGGTAAACGCCTGTGGGAATGGAAAATGCGTAAGATTGTTTTTACACAGTAGGTGATAATGTGGCAACACCAGTTCGTGTGCTCCTGAAACGCGGCCGGTCGCCCCATTGATATCTGCTTAGACAGGCGTTGTGCTGATTGACAAACTAACCGGCTTGTTTGCGGATCACAAATCAATCCATTCTATTCTTTAAAAGATACCAAGGAACAATGTTTTCATCGGGGCAAAGGCTGTAAGCAATACTAGCCAATCTTATATCATTAGTTACAACTGGTCGTGTCAAAGCGATATCTAATATGTTTGCATCCGTTATTCCGTACTGTAGAAAATGGGAGTGTTGTGTATCGTTTCTAGGAATTACTTCAATCACATCAGCCAACTCAGTGATAGCTTGAAGTGTTTTATATGCTTCATCAGCAGCAGAATCATGCAGATCTAATAAGTTAGAAACTTCAGTTAGTATGTAAGGCGTAGTCGCAAAATTTTGAAATTTTGAGATATACGACATCAACATCTTATAATCATCAAAGGTAAAATCCGTCAATCTTTTTGAACTACTTATGAAACTACCATGATCCACAGAACCTATTACGACAAGAAGTAACAGATTTGTATCAATGAGTGGTATTTCTTTCACAAATCACTTCCTGTCCCTATGATAGGCTTTGAAACCCTTAAATGTTTTATGATCTTTATCAATTAAAAAAATACGCCATTTGCGTCTTTCCCCAAGCAAAGATAGAAATTTGGCTGAAGGCGTTATATCGCCAGGAATTCCGCTATCTATATAACCAGGAATTCCGCCATCTATATAACTTAGAGTAACTTCAATGTTTCCATTCTCAAAAATGGCCTCTTCCACTATAATATCTTTTGCTTTCTCACTAAGCTCTCTTAAGGACTCTATTGCAACCTGTGTTGCTTTTTGGATATCGTTGACAGCGCCCATGATTCACCTTTTATAAAAAACATATCTACGCTAAGCTTAACCCCTTGTATACTTATTTGTCTACGAAAAGCAAGGGGCTTTTCTCGCTTTATGATTCAAATCCGTAGGATTACATCAGTTCGTTAAGAACTTCTTCTTCGCTCTCGATTAATGGCAGACGTAGCGATATCTTAAGCTAGCAGTAAGTAGCAGGGCTATGATTATTAAACCACCAAATGTTAGAAGGTAGATCTTTATTCAGTTCTGACTACCCCAGAATAGTAACGGTGCCAGATTACGCATAAGTCAACTCAGCTGAAGTAGGCCCGCATTATGCAACGCAATCACGATTTTTACCTGATCATGGGTCGAAATTCGGTTATCAGTAATTTTTTTCCAAATTTTTTTATGATCTTGCTCATGCCCTGACAAGATCAGATTGGCGGCATAAACAGCATAGCCTTTATTTTTATTGTCTGCTCTGAGCCCATAACTTCCTGCTGGAATCCCTTTCACCATTCCGTCCTCACACAGTCCAAGATAGGCACAACGGGGGCAACCCTCATCATAAGCATTAAGATCATGAATCGCTTTGAGCCACGCAGTTTTTACATCTGGTATCTTTTGTCCCTGACAACTTCTCGTGGCTATTAATGCAGCATCAGTATATTTGGTCATGCTTTATCCTTATAGAATCCTTTTACCTGAATTATAGACTTACTTTATTTTTGCTACCGCTCTATTTCGTTTTTCACACGCTTTCTGCGCACTGCGAAATATTCCTTTTGTAAAAGTTGAAACTCAAGTTTTTCGTAGCACCCAAAGGACTAATAGGTAGAATATAATATTACACAATTTCCTCATTTTACAAAAAACCAAACGTCAAAATTCGCTTGGCTGTTTAGGTGAGTTGCAGAGCAATATTAGCACAGAACACGAATTATTCCTCGGTAGAAAATTTATCTGCAATAAGTCTCATAGTTCTTTCCATGCCTTGATAAACTGTTGCATCAGTAATATTTAGCCTGGCTAGTTCGTCTAAAATTTTACTTTTGTTTTTGATGACTACTCGTTCTACCTTAAATTCTTGCATATCACCGACATCAGATTCAGAAATAAAATCAGGGAAAACTGCATTGTTTCCGAATAATAAGAATGCGCCAGATTGCGATGACATTCTTTCATTGCTAACACGTCCTTTAACAAATATTATTCTTTCCAAATCCGTTGGGATAACCACATCTTTAAAATAAGGTTTTTCATCTTTAATATAATGAATAAGCTTTTGACATGCTTCAGTTTTATTAAATTCAACTTTTTCTATTTTACAATCAAACTTATTCTTCAAATCTTGATTAAGCATAGCCAAGTTAGATATGCAACTAACAGTATCGGAGTCAAAAAATTTAATGCGATCTCTTTTTGTTCTAAATATAATTACATGTCCATTAACTTCATTACTCTGATTACAGGCGAAGTAAAGTGCAATTAATGGATTCGATGTTATATCTAATAACCGAGTAGGTAAGCCGTAATGTTGCATTCTCACAAGCTTATCCAACATTGTTTTGTCATCAAGAAACTCAGCAGGCCTAGCCGTTAAGGCCTCGCGTACTAAACTTGATTCACTATGTAAATACCTAAAACCACCTTTTTTATTTCTTCTAAAAACCGAGGGTGCGAGCTCGTAAGATATATCAGAATGCCCTCGATAAAAAATCTCTTCATCCTCTTCATACTGTTGTGTTAGTACATGGCGCATGAAACCTTCAACACTATCAAATTCCGTGTAATCCTCTTCATCATTAGATATATTTTCCGTTCTAGTAGTCGGTATATTTTTAAAATTAATATCAAGAGATGATAAAATTTCATTTAAATCATCACTTTTAACCCCCCAATGAGTTCTATTTAAACCATAAACCCCAAGCTCTAATATTTTTTGATATTTTTGCTTGTCAGTGACAGGCACGTCATCAATAG is from Dickeya dianthicola NCPPB 453 and encodes:
- a CDS encoding helix-turn-helix domain-containing protein, with amino-acid sequence MTREKTPPLNRRNSAMPVYSIWPGWRLLMQDAGVEASPVLRRAQLPADLFTRQNVRLDPDHFFKLWVAIDAEAMHVNADIPTALQIAKVMSSDWFDPELFAALCSSNMGCALDRMAKYVRLIAPMIIKIDRTGVHTTVSIDFMDNTRPPPPVFLIFKLVFFVQLVRLATRTPVQPLRVSWPLATEIRSDEALAYAAFFGVPVTNSALAALVFLTEDMEKPFLTENHKMWLFFEPALRQRLADLDQMAGMSERVHSTLLEALPAGDVSMQIVSRKLAVSTRTLQRRLQNEGTSFQHILDKVRESLALHYLRNTNMSSAEISFLLGFEDSNSFSRAFQSWTGNTPQTVRGFVE
- a CDS encoding SDR family NAD(P)-dependent oxidoreductase; the protein is MKKTIVITGASSGFGLMLANKLHKEGFNVIGTSRDPEKYASKVPFKLLRLDIDEDSSIQSFTQALFAHTRQLDVLVNNAGYMVTGIAEETPIDVGRQQFETNFWGTIKVTNALLPYFRKQKGGQIITVSSIVGLIGPPNLSYYTASKHAVEGYFKSLRFELDQFNIKVSMVEPVWFKTHLGDNSFSPAGHNIADYDAYRRQVQAATQKGMNEAEAPDAVVSTIIGLIQTKKPRFSNPVGKMTGMILFLQNYMPKMFEGSMLKSVKTAK
- a CDS encoding nuclear transport factor 2 family protein translates to MTDVNSNPIPDMTTGLPHDAAQAGIKEWHRIVAALDWEHLPNLLSENVIFRNPAAIESYHGKETMVAILGAVFSVLEDFTYLRHFGSSTGYVLEFSARVGDDVIFGVDLVEFNQEGKITNFMVMMRPANVVLNLSAEAGKRLAAAHNSTE
- a CDS encoding YciI family protein; the encoded protein is MKRYLCKWIPPRVDFLATLSAAEKEWMGQHGDFLNKLLAQGIIVAHGPVIDDGDGYGVSLYQIADDEDIISFTSQDPIVKNGVGHYEHYVMLHLASRH
- a CDS encoding CopG family ribbon-helix-helix protein, which translates into the protein MGVMSVRLNDNASAQLDALAKATGRTRCFLAGQAIEEYLAREAWQIAEVEQAIKEADAGDFVAADEMDTLFQKLGATTHGN
- a CDS encoding glycoside hydrolase family 3 protein, which translates into the protein MNIKQKVKNMTLEEKIGQKIMLDFRYWEPTGSSNQDMTAPDETSGKLIMDNHVGGVILFANNLKDQQQIKTLTAWYAAMKTRADIRLFIGTDNEGGNVFRLPRGDYASFPGNMALSAAIGGGADDQLAVEQGKLMAQDMLSLHINTNFAPVVDVNTNPFNPVINVRAFSDDENTVSLLAEKVTAGMRQQGLITTYKHFPGHGSTSTDSHTGLPRVDRSWEDAFAIDIAPYKHAIDNQAAPDMVMTAHIQYPALDNSQIITRNGEKMTVPATMSREIQTNILRGELGYAGVTISDALDMGAIADHFSQEGAVENVFAAGVDIALMPVSISSPSQASLLPDLIRYIVDMVKKDRISEADIDASVERILNLKKRYNLLSEDETVTAGASPSEHELEKCIADRSITVVINRQSALPLKDKTLRYFILTPWGEQASGIATVMTQEGYQNVVAAKETELNDAQVRGYIDGCDVFLLGTLSTRFTPVEQDGVVTGGTEDNNNNNPYTGWLKYAAGLGKKRVHLSLRAPYDIVSYAGDVDAAVATYSYYGYDNGIWRGHSMISLADVLTGKLTPQGKLPVNTWHDYDLETNTGTVAFPRGFGLSW
- a CDS encoding PIN domain-containing protein, with translation MKEIPLIDTNLLLLVVIGSVDHGSFISSSKRLTDFTFDDYKMLMSYISKFQNFATTPYILTEVSNLLDLHDSAADEAYKTLQAITELADVIEVIPRNDTQHSHFLQYGITDANILDIALTRPVVTNDIRLASIAYSLCPDENIVPWYLLKNRMD
- a CDS encoding DUF6979 family protein, translated to MTKYTDAALIATRSCQGQKIPDVKTAWLKAIHDLNAYDEGCPRCAYLGLCEDGMVKGIPAGSYGLRADNKNKGYAVYAANLILSGHEQDHKKIWKKITDNRISTHDQVKIVIALHNAGLLQLS
- a CDS encoding FRG domain-containing protein, which codes for MFNLIMGGSPEYFEHWPMYINQSGEADFPISRMLEDTSDDIRQKLTPLNKKSLSYIEKLPTLFMSELYSVEGSNYITLRVGTISNLRTVNKNVEFDFSISQSIDDVPVTDKQKYQKILELGVYGLNRTHWGVKSDDLNEILSSLDINFKNIPTTRTENISNDEEDYTEFDSVEGFMRHVLTQQYEEDEEIFYRGHSDISYELAPSVFRRNKKGGFRYLHSESSLVREALTARPAEFLDDKTMLDKLVRMQHYGLPTRLLDITSNPLIALYFACNQSNEVNGHVIIFRTKRDRIKFFDSDTVSCISNLAMLNQDLKNKFDCKIEKVEFNKTEACQKLIHYIKDEKPYFKDVVIPTDLERIIFVKGRVSNERMSSQSGAFLLFGNNAVFPDFISESDVGDMQEFKVERVVIKNKSKILDELARLNITDATVYQGMERTMRLIADKFSTEE